The DNA window GGCGACGGTGTCTCGGACCGCAGCCGCGCGCTGGGTCGCGCTGCTCTTGGGGTTGTCGACCACGTTGCTCAGGTGGCTCCACTGGTCCCGCAGGCCCTGGAGGGCCTGGCCGAACTGGCCGGCGTTCGCGTCGGTCTCGTTCGGGTTGAACTTCTTCTTCGAGCCCTTCGACAACACGGTCTTGTCACCCACGATGTCGAAGGCGCCAGTGCTCTCGAGCCGCTTCAGGCCCGCGTTGAAGGTGTCCAGGGCCTTGGCGAGGAAGGGATGGTTCTTGGGGGCCTCGAGCCCGAGCTTCTTCAGCCCTGAGTTGAAGACGTGGTCTCCTTGCTTGTAGCCGCCTTTCCCGCCGGTCCAAGGCTTGCCGCCAGTTTCTTTCGGCTGGGTGCGAGGCGGCTCCGCGCCGGCCATGACGGGACGAGGCACCGCCTTCTCGACAATCTCCGTCAGCTTGCCGACCACGGTGTCCAGCGCCTTGCGCAGGGGCTCGAGGTACTTGGCGACCGTCGGGTTCTGCGAGAGCTTCTTGAAGAAGCCTTCCATATCCGCGGACTTGAGCCCATCCAGGGCCTTCTTGGCGGCGCCAGCGTCAGCGGCCTTGAGCGCGTACTTCGCCCCCTTGCCGACGGTGTCTCCCACGACGGGGACGAGCGAGAGCAGTGAGAGCCCGGCCTCCAGGTAGTTGCCGCGTGCGGCGGATACGCCCGCGTTCGCGATGTCGGCGATCTCTCCAACGCCCGGAATGAACCCGATGACATCGAGCCCGGTCTGGAGGCCGTCCAGGATGTCGCCGCCCGAGAGCGAGTCGCTCCCCGGAGGAGGGGGCTTGGGGGAGGGGCCTGGCGTGGGCGAAGGCGTGAAGGTGTCCACGGGCTGCTGCCCCGTGCTGGGGGGCGCCTTGGGCGGCGCGGTGTTCTGCCCCGTCTCGGGGGTCGGCTTGACGGGGGGCGGGTTGGGCTTGGGCGTGGGAGTGGGGGGATTGCGGGCCTTCGAGACGGACATCTTCGGCTCCTTCGGATCCTGTGCGCCTGCGAACGGGCGGACGCTGTTTTCCGACTCCTACGCGGAAGTGTGGGGGGTGGTTACATGGCCATCGCGTTTGCCGTCCTGGTCAAGACCGGACAGTCCCCTGGCCTGGGCTTCGCCAATTGCTGCGGACATCCTCCGGTTCAGCAAGGCGCTGAGTACCACAATCGAGTCGGTGGCGAAGTTACGCGGAGCGCTCCGTCAAGATCGCCGAGAAGGCCGCGGGCATCCTGGGCCTGGGCGCAAAGGGCTTCAAGATTGTCAGCGCTAGCATCTTCTCGTTCCAGATCATCAGCGCGGTCTTCGACCTCATCTCGATTCTCCGCAAGCCCGCGGAGCCGCCCATCGAGCAGATCATCCTCATGGAGATTCGCAAGCTCCATCGGTTCGTCGTGGAGATGCAGGGGAGACTGTTCTCCCGCTTCGACCGGGTGGACCGGAAGCTGAATGACATCCACCGTGACCTGCAGGCGCGGTTCGCCCTGGTGGACTGGGAACTGGGCCGGGTGAACCAGAACGTGGAGGAACTCCAGGAGTCACTGCATGCGCTTCAAGTGGGTCTGAATCGCGTGGACCAGAGCATGTATGAGTACTTCACCGACACGAAGAACGACTCGTTCGAGCTGTCGGCCTGGACCTACCTGGGCTGGAATTCACGCCATCCCACGCCCATGCGCTACACGGAGGAGTTCATCCCCGCGGAGAGCCAGTTCTCCCTGTGGGGCGCGGTGGAGGCTCATCGCTCCACCATTCTCGCGGGCATCAACGACCGAGGCTCCAACCCGAACATCAGCCCCGCGGATGAGCTCTCCATCCACAAGCTCTCCTACAACATCAACTCCCTGCGCGAGTTCCCCGTACAGCTGGGGCTCAACATGCTCCACGGCGACCGGATCTCCAGCCCGAAGGACTGGATGACGGGCTCGGAGGCGTACGCGCAGCTCTTCGAGGAACAAGCCACCTTGGGGACGACGATGCTCTCCACTCGCCACGGAGACCTCATCACCCAGGGGACTCGGCTCGACACGGCGCTGCGCAACATCGGCAAGCCGCTGTTCGGCAAGATTCATGAGCGCTACCTGCTGGACTGGAACATGTTGAAGACGCTCATCGAGCAGTCGGCATCCAACTGGCGGACGGACCCTACACGTGGCCTTCAGGGCGTCGACATCTGGGGGACACCGGATCAGACCCCGGCTTCACATGTCTTGAATCGAGGCACCATCAGCATCTTCCCCTGTGACGGCGGACAGTGGGGCGACTACAACGGTGACGGTGCTCAGGACGAGCTTCTCGCAGACCCCGCCCGATTGAACCATCCGGAGTTGCGTCCGCTCCTCATGGGCGACGACCTGAATGTCGACGGTGCGGAGATGGACGTTTGTGGGAAGGGGCGTTGGAGCCTCTACTCGGGACGTCCCGTGGGGCTCGGTGGCTATTACGAGCACAACTACCGATTGGTCTCCACGGTGTATGTCCGCTACACCTATCGAGACCCTACGTGGGGGGCGGTCAAGTCCGAGAACGTGGTTTCCCTGAGCTTTTCGGGGGGCACGAGTTCCGCGTGATGATTCACAGAGACGATGTCTCGTCCTACAACCCCAACTGGGACTACAGCCCTCAGGAGTACATGGCGAAGAAGTGGAGCACGGTCTCTCAGAACCAGCAGGTCATCAGCTACTTCCTGTCGCCCGCCCTGAATACCACCGTCAGCACCCGGGTGAAGACCGCTTTGAAGGATCAGCAGCGTCAGTTCTATGGCTCCATCGCGGCGCGGATGGAGCAGGCGGGTGACGCGCTGCAGGTTCAAGGGAAGCGACTGACGGGGACGCGGCTGCTGTGGCAGGCCTATGCGGCGCTTGCGTTGCCTCTGTCCGTGGACCACGACGAGCATCTGCGCGGAATGCTGTATGGCGAAGACGCCATCCTGTCGGGCTATGACACCTTGCAGGACGTGGAAGTCACCCCGGTGTTGAATGACGTGCAGGACATGTATGCGATGTTTGGTGCCGCCGCCGCGCCTCCGGCGAACAACATCCTCCAGGACCTGGCTCCGGTGGTGACGGCACGGGCCGACAAGCTGAAGGCAGTCATTGATGCGTCCTTGGATGCCCAGGCAGCGGCGGGAGGCCCCGAGGCGAGCGCCTGGGTGGAGCCGACGTTGCTGCGGCTGCGGCTCGGCGTTCCGAACTGAGGGCGTTGAGATGAAGTGATGCGAGCCGCGGGGGTGGATGCCTCCGCGGCTCGTGTCGTTTCGGAGGCGGGAAGACCTGGGTCACCCCCGCTATCCCATGCGTGTCGTCTCAGAAGTCATAGCGTGCCTGGAGGCGGAGCTGCCGGGGCGGCTGATACTCGGCGGGGACACCCAAGGCGTCGGTCCGGGTGACGGCTTGGAAGTTGAAGACATTCAAGATGTCCAGTTCGAGGGTGACTCGTCCGGTGTATGCAATCCAATACAGGAAGGTCGCGGACGCATCGATGGTATGCACCCAGGGCAGGCGTGTTGGGGCCTCCTCCATCCACGCTCCCGACTCTCCGATGTAGCTCAAGCTCAGCGTGGGGCGCCACGCGTGGAAGCTGGGAAGGTTTCGGACGACGTAGAGCTTGATGGAGTCGGGGCGGTCCGACACAGAGGCGTCGAGGAGGGTGGGCCATCCGCCATCGAGCGTGCGCTGGGCGAACGGGGCCCGCACCCGGCCCGCGCCCTTCTCGGTCAGGCTTGACCGGGTATAGCTGAGGTGGAAGCGGAGGTTCTCGAAGTCGTGCTCCTGCTGAAAGACGACGCTGAGGGCCTCGTACCTGCGCTCCGGAGCGCGCGAGGCGGGCGTGCGCAGAAGTCCGTCCATCGGCGCAGCGAGCTTTCGATGCAGGTAGGTCACCGTGAGGTGTGACAAGCCAAAGGACAGGTGCCGCAGCCCAAGGAGGACGTCACGGGAGGTGGGTGCCACGAGTGCGGATGGATTCTCCGCGGTGCGCTCCGCCAGGCTCAGCGGGAGCAGGGAGACCGTGGCGCCGTACCTCGCGAAGAGGCGAAAGTTGATCAACGGAAGCGGGTCATCGAAGACGAGCTCCAGTCGGGGAGAGACCTGCTCTCCCAGGTGCAAAGTGGGGCCGCCGTCCGTTGGAAGGATGCGTTGAGCGTCGTAGCGAACGCCGACGTTGAGGTCCGGTGCATGGGAGAAGGGAGGTGCCCATGAGTCCTGGACGTATGCGCCGAGGACGGTGCCGCGTGTCCTGACTTCGGGGCCCGGCACGGACGTTCCGGTGTCGACCCGAGACGTCGCATGGGCATAGCGCAGGGCCTCCGCATCGATGCCCGCCTTCAGTCGATGGTTCCCCAACAGGGTGAGCGTGCGTGCGACCTGCGCATTCACCTGATAGCGGTCCGTGGAGAAGGGAGGGCTCGTCCTGGCGAAGTCCGTCGTCGTCGGCGCCCCCGGCTCATTGCGCGGGGCTTCCAGGTCACCTTGGCGATGGAGCCACCCCACGCGCGCCTGGAGCTCGGTCTCTCCGAGGGAGCCCGTGAACGCGAGGCCCGTCTTCGTGGTCGTGCTGTGGGCGGACGCGGGGCGTGACGCCTCGGAGGTGGCTGCGAGCGCTGATGTCCACTCGGTGGGCGCGGTGATGAAGGTGAGGTCCAGGCTCCCGGGAAGGCCCCGGGGCTTGAACGTGAGCTTGGCGATGGCCTGGACGCCGCGTTGATCCAGGAAGGGAGTGGTCGCCGAGCTGACTCGCGAACGGCTCAGGATGGGGGCCACTCCCAGATAGACCGCCAGTCGCTTGGGGATGATGGGGCCCGTGAAGGTCCCTCCGAAGTCGCCGAGGTTCCCCAACGACGTCGTGTGAGGAATGGCCTCGTCCGAGGCAAGGGACGCGCGCGCTCCCTCCAGGACACCGGGTGCCCAGGACATGAAGGCGGAGCCCGAGAACACCCGGAAGGCTGTCGGCGTGCTCGTCGCATCGATGCGGGCTCCCGTGGCACCGCCAGACATTGCGTCCGTGCCGCTCCAGGAAAGGTCGATGCTGTCGAGGAAGCCGGCATGGAGGGGCAGCGTGTTGGTGCCGAACGCGGGGTCGACCGTCGACAGGCCATCCAGTCGATAGTCGGCTTCGCGCCCGGATGCGCCATGGAGCGAGAGGCCCGCGTTTGACACATGGGCTCCCGCGGCGAGCTCGAGGACGCTGTCGACCGAGCGAAGAGTATTGCCCTGGTCCCTGGCGGGACGTTGGTTCTTCAGGCTCGGGAAGAAACGCCCGTTCACCTGGAAGCGGGTGGGGGGCAGGGTCTTGTGGAATCCCCACTCCAGGGTCTCGGCCTCGTCTGGACCTTCGACCAGGCGCACATCCATGCGGAGTGTCTGGCCCTCTTCGAGCTGGATGTCTCGAGTGGCGGTGCTGGCGGTCTCCTGCTTGTCGAAGATGACGAAGAACTTGCCGGGCGGGAGGTCCTCCAGTCGGTACTCGCCGTGCTCGTCCGTGATGCCTGGTCGTAGGTCGTCAGGTCCGAGCACCGCGGTCACGGTGACTCCCGGGACGGCGTCCCAGGGAGAGTCCGCGCGGGTCACCTTGCCCATCAGGATTCCCCCGGCGCGAGCCGCTGCCCCGAACAACAAGCACCAGAGCACGAGGAATCGGAGCGGCTGTTGCATGTTCACGCGTCATTCTCAGACAAAGGAGTGGGGTTGCGGCGCCAGGGGGAAGTCTGGGTCAGAACGTGTAGCGTGCCTGGAGGCGGACTTGACGGGGGGATTGGTACTCGGAGGGGGCTCCGAGGGCATCCGTCCGAGTGACGGTCTGGAAGTTGAGGAGGTTGAAGACATCCACTCCGCCGACGAATCGCCCGGAGCCCGTGTCCCAGGTTCCGAGCGTCATGAAGGCATCCACGCTGTGATGCCAGTCCAGCCGGCGAGGGGCCTCGAGCATTCGGGCGCCTGACTCTCCCAGATAGGAGAGGCCCACCTGGGCGATGAGGTCTTGGCCCATCAAGAGTGTCCACGCGACAAACGCCTTGACGGTGTGGGGGCGGTCCACGGGGGACGAAGGAATCTCACCCATGCCCATCATGTCAGGGAGGAAGGTTGACGCTGGCGCGAGACGGACGCGCCCGTGGCCCTCTTCCATGAGCCGCGACCACGTGTAGCTGAGCAGGAATTGCAGACCGTCCTGGGCCTCGGGGTCGTTGCGACCGAGCACCACCGTGACGGCGTCATAGGTGCGGTCGTTCGACGGATGCGCGCTCCGCACGTCGCTGATGGGGGCATGCAGTGCTCGGTGGAGATACTGGAGGCTGAGCCTCGTATTGAATCCACCGCGGGCATCCATTCCTGCCAGGAAGTCCTGGGCCGTCGGCGCGGTGAGCTCGGGCTCTCGTGCAAGGGTGTGGGCCTCCACGAGTCCGAGCGGCACCTGGGACATGGCCATCCCGAACTGCGCGAAGGCGCGCACGAAGTGGTCCTGCCCATACGTCACGCCCAGCCGTGGAGAGACACGGTTGCCGACGAGAAGCGCGCGGCCTCCTGCTTCGGGCAGCACGCGCTGGAGGTCATAGCGAAGCCCCCCGGAGATGGAGAGTCCACCCAAGGGCGACCAGACATCCTGGACGAAGGCGCCGAGGCGTTGTCCTCGAGTTCTCGTCGTGTGCACGTCATGGCGTGGGGCGCTCTCGTCCTGTCCGAGGGAGGTGCTTCCCTGGAGGTGGCTGTCACGCTCGTGGACGAGATACTCCGTGTTCACGCCCGCCTTGAGGACATGGGCATCCTCCGCGTCGCGTTCGATCTGGAAGTTCGCCTGGTAGCGATCCGCGCGGTCGTCGAGCTGTTCGCCCAGGCCGGTCGGCGCCAGTGGTGTCCTTTCCGCGAAGGTGGAGCCCCGGTGAAGCCATCCGACCTGGGCCTGGAGGTTCACGTGCGATTCAAAGAGGCGCTGGGACCAGGCAAGGCTGGTCCGAGTGGTGGTGCTGTCGACGCGCGCCGTTGACGTGGATGTTCCCGTGACAGGGGCGAAGCCGTTGGAGAGCGTTGGCAGGGTGATGAAGGACAGGGAGAGCGACTCGGTGCGCGAGGGTGCGAACTCGAGCTTGCCCATCACCTGGACGGAGCGCCGGTCGAGGAAGTTCGCGCCGGACGCTGGCGCCGAGCCCTCGTTGGAGGATGCCGGCGGCAGGGCCATGCGGCGGAAGGTGGGCGCGGCGCCGAGGACGAAGGTCAACTTCCGGCGCTTCATCAAGGGGCCGCGAATGATGCCGCCGAGATCGCCGAAGTGGTGAAGGGACTCGTCGCGCACCGGGCCCGTGGCGAGCTGGGGCCGCGTGCGAGCTCCTTCCCACGGGCCTGGTGTCCAGGTCGCGAAGATTGCCCCATGCGGTCGGGTGTGGCTGGAAGGAGTGGTCGTGGTGATGTTGGCGCCGGCGGCTCGAGCGTCGTCGGGCAGGGCTCCGCTGGTGACGAGGCTGAGGTCCCCGACGAAGGCCTCGGGAAGGGGCAGGGCGTTGGTGCCGAAGACGGGGTCCTGGATGGAGAGTCCGTCGAGGAGGGTCTCGTTCTCGAAGGGAGAAACGCCGTGAAGGCCGAGCCCTCCTGTCATCACCCGGGTCCCGGGAAAGAGCGCCAGGCTGCTGTCGAACGAGCGCAGCAGGCCTCCGAAGTCCTGGGCGG is part of the Myxococcus landrumus genome and encodes:
- a CDS encoding TonB-dependent receptor, which produces MPPPSPQTPRRLGTSGSTPALSRRTLHLLWLLLISASTNAWAQTASLGGTVLHVEDNRLPVANARVTASSPALDEDRVTVTDDAGAYQFPQLPPGLYALRFEADGFIALRRDKVNLRAERPLRVNVELMLDVFEELDEEQIPVAGVSPWPVIDAQVPTTRESIELGFTDELARHRPAQDFGGLLRSFDSSLALFPGTRVMTGGLGLHGVSPFENETLLDGLSIQDPVFGTNALPLPEAFVGDLSLVTSGALPDDARAAGANITTTTPSSHTRPHGAIFATWTPGPWEGARTRPQLATGPVRDESLHHFGDLGGIIRGPLMKRRKLTFVLGAAPTFRRMALPPASSNEGSAPASGANFLDRRSVQVMGKLEFAPSRTESLSLSFITLPTLSNGFAPVTGTSTSTARVDSTTTRTSLAWSQRLFESHVNLQAQVGWLHRGSTFAERTPLAPTGLGEQLDDRADRYQANFQIERDAEDAHVLKAGVNTEYLVHERDSHLQGSTSLGQDESAPRHDVHTTRTRGQRLGAFVQDVWSPLGGLSISGGLRYDLQRVLPEAGGRALLVGNRVSPRLGVTYGQDHFVRAFAQFGMAMSQVPLGLVEAHTLAREPELTAPTAQDFLAGMDARGGFNTRLSLQYLHRALHAPISDVRSAHPSNDRTYDAVTVVLGRNDPEAQDGLQFLLSYTWSRLMEEGHGRVRLAPASTFLPDMMGMGEIPSSPVDRPHTVKAFVAWTLLMGQDLIAQVGLSYLGESGARMLEAPRRLDWHHSVDAFMTLGTWDTGSGRFVGGVDVFNLLNFQTVTRTDALGAPSEYQSPRQVRLQARYTF
- a CDS encoding TonB-dependent receptor, with translation MQQPLRFLVLWCLLFGAAARAGGILMGKVTRADSPWDAVPGVTVTAVLGPDDLRPGITDEHGEYRLEDLPPGKFFVIFDKQETASTATRDIQLEEGQTLRMDVRLVEGPDEAETLEWGFHKTLPPTRFQVNGRFFPSLKNQRPARDQGNTLRSVDSVLELAAGAHVSNAGLSLHGASGREADYRLDGLSTVDPAFGTNTLPLHAGFLDSIDLSWSGTDAMSGGATGARIDATSTPTAFRVFSGSAFMSWAPGVLEGARASLASDEAIPHTTSLGNLGDFGGTFTGPIIPKRLAVYLGVAPILSRSRVSSATTPFLDQRGVQAIAKLTFKPRGLPGSLDLTFITAPTEWTSALAATSEASRPASAHSTTTKTGLAFTGSLGETELQARVGWLHRQGDLEAPRNEPGAPTTTDFARTSPPFSTDRYQVNAQVARTLTLLGNHRLKAGIDAEALRYAHATSRVDTGTSVPGPEVRTRGTVLGAYVQDSWAPPFSHAPDLNVGVRYDAQRILPTDGGPTLHLGEQVSPRLELVFDDPLPLINFRLFARYGATVSLLPLSLAERTAENPSALVAPTSRDVLLGLRHLSFGLSHLTVTYLHRKLAAPMDGLLRTPASRAPERRYEALSVVFQQEHDFENLRFHLSYTRSSLTEKGAGRVRAPFAQRTLDGGWPTLLDASVSDRPDSIKLYVVRNLPSFHAWRPTLSLSYIGESGAWMEEAPTRLPWVHTIDASATFLYWIAYTGRVTLELDILNVFNFQAVTRTDALGVPAEYQPPRQLRLQARYDF